In Dermacentor albipictus isolate Rhodes 1998 colony chromosome 6, USDA_Dalb.pri_finalv2, whole genome shotgun sequence, the following proteins share a genomic window:
- the LOC135920752 gene encoding uncharacterized protein isoform X3: MLKKKASCLAADIMRHGRKAESEMVPLTDHSTCGSTWSEHGTEETTSSTIAVVAGAKTRGRQEAELHQLRQGRSQHASSALLVALGLDDCQQSVTSVRGASPKPNRQQWSSMLFVQLSVVVVALAVAATIALVYALRDAEVQNQISTRPWDDDSGSDAVGGDELTFGPGAIWLHNADIEDQGRRATRKADDANEEGRAKPASGSSPSTGSAGKRGPSQSESRHTAPSSPVGSGVVWLEDETLGQVRPEGFAPEPQGRASELDGERRRHSVSPDDNRGSGVAKSRDSSSSTVLGKNANKGTFAKNGRNVKRLNRKAVLRKQGVMGLLNN; encoded by the exons ATG CTCAAGAAGAAGGCAAGCTGCTTAGCCGCGGACATCATGCGTCATGGCCGCAAAGCAGAGTCCGAGATGGTGCCCCTCACCGACCACTCCACCTGCGGCTCAACCTGGAGCGAGCATGGCACGGAGGAGACGACCTCTTCGACCATCGCAGTCGTGGCCGGAGCGAAGACACGCGGCCGACAGGAAGCGGAGCTCCACCAGCTGCGACAGGGACGAAGTCAGCACGCCTCGTCAGCGTTGCTGGTAGCGTTGGGGCTGGATGATTGTCAGCAGTCGGTCACGAGCGTGCGAGGAGCCTCGCCAAAGCCGAACCGGCAGCAGTG GTCCTCCATGTTGTTCGTCCAGTTGTCGGTCGTGGTTGTGGCGCTGGCGGTTGCCGCTACCATCGCCCTGGTGTACGCGCTGCGTGACGCCGAGGTGCAGAATCAGATTAGCACTCGACCCTGGGACGACGACAGCGGAAGCGACGCAGTTGGCGGCGACGAACTCACATTCGGGCCCGGCGCGATCTGGCTCCACAACGCCGACATCGAGGACCAAGGCCGTCGGGCCACTCGCAAAGCGGACGACGCCAACGAAGAGGGACGAGCCAAGCCGGCTTCCGGTTCTTCTCCATCCACCGGAAGCGCTGGAAAGCGTGGACCCTCACAGTCCGAAAGCAGGCACACTGCTCCCAGTTCGCCAGTTGGTTCCGGAGTTGTATGGCTAGAGGATGAAACGTTAGGGCAAGTACGGCCGGAGGGATTTGCTCCAGAACCACAGGGTCGAGCTTCTGAACTGGACGGAGAACGCCGACGCCATTCTGTGTCACCCGACGACAACAGAGGTTCTGGAGTGGCGAAGAGCAGAGACAGCTCTTCGTCGACTGTTCTAGGTAAAAACGCAAACAAGGGGACCTTCGCGAAGAACGGCAGAAACGTGAAGCGACTGAACCGAAAGGCTGTCTTAAGAAAACAAGGTGTCATGGGACTTTTGAACAACTGA
- the LOC135920730 gene encoding uncharacterized protein isoform X1: MLKKKTSRLAADLNRQDDEAEPEMIVLAESSACGSSWIEQDIQETTRSTEPMFPGAPKKHKVKEPKLEQHRQQRARRSLSPSSAAEVPEGLRHSVLSINSPAPKGRRQQWYAMWFVQVSVVVVALMVATSIALVFTLRDADVQDEEGGRHLEDYGSYTVADGKNTFEPAISQPRRVHGQSQGPRADGRKNVRPDEPTIVVFGSPSTGSMESGGSSTSPIGHVAPSSPASAEVIWLDDGTFARGRPEALPWPPPDGASELDGGRRRLPASAGGKGRYVVARGADDFSSSALGEGKEDTTDARSARSLHRLDRKAIAKKKELMELLKN, translated from the exons ATG CTCAAGAAGAAGACCAGCCGATTGGCCGCGGACTTAAACCGCCAGGACGACGAAGCGGAGCCCGAGATGATTGTGCTCGCCGAAAGCTCGGCCTGTGGCTCTAGCTGGATCGAGCAAGACATACAGGAGACGACCCGCTCAACCGAGCCAATGTTTCCCGGAGCACCAAAGAAGCACAAAGTGAAGGAACCGAAGCTCGAACAGCACCGACAGCAACGCGCTCGGCGTTCGCTGTCCCCGTCGTCTGCAGCGGAGGTGCCGGAGGGCCTTCGGCACTCGGTCCTGAGCATAAATAGCCCGGCGCCAAAAGGAAGGCGACAGCAGTG GTACGCCATGTGGTTCGTCCAGGTGTCGGTCGTGGTCGTGGCGCTCATGGTGGCTACTTCCATCGCCCTGGTGTTCACACTGCGCGACGCCGATGTCCAGGATGAAGAAGGGGGTCGACACTTGGAGGACTATGGCAGCTACACCGTTGCCGATGGGAAAAACACATTTGAGCCCGCCATAAGTCAACCCCGCCGCGTCCACGGCCAGAGCCAAGGCCCTCGGGCCGATGGCAGGAAGAACGTGCGCCCAGATGAGCCAACCATAGTAGTGTTCGGTTCCCCTTCCACAGGAAGCATGGAAAGTGGCGGATCTTCGACGTCGCCAATCGGACATGTTGCCCCGAGTTCGCCAGCTTCTGCTGAGGTCATATGGCTAGACGACGGAACTTTCGCCCGAGGGCGTCCGGAGGCTCTTCCATGGCCTCCACCAGATGGCGCTTCAGAACTGGATGGGGGACGTCGACGCCTTCCTGCGTCGGCTGGCGGGAAGGGACGTTATGTGGTGGCGAGAGGCGCAGACGACTTTTCGTCGTCTGCTCTGGGTGAAGGTAAAGAGGACACGACTGACGCAAGGAGCGCCAGAAGCCTGCATCGATTGGACCGAAAGGctatagcaaagaaaaaagaacttatgGAGCTCTTGAAAAACTGA
- the LOC135920730 gene encoding uncharacterized protein isoform X2 gives MIVLAESSACGSSWIEQDIQETTRSTEPMFPGAPKKHKVKEPKLEQHRQQRARRSLSPSSAAEVPEGLRHSVLSINSPAPKGRRQQWYAMWFVQVSVVVVALMVATSIALVFTLRDADVQDEEGGRHLEDYGSYTVADGKNTFEPAISQPRRVHGQSQGPRADGRKNVRPDEPTIVVFGSPSTGSMESGGSSTSPIGHVAPSSPASAEVIWLDDGTFARGRPEALPWPPPDGASELDGGRRRLPASAGGKGRYVVARGADDFSSSALGEGKEDTTDARSARSLHRLDRKAIAKKKELMELLKN, from the exons ATGATTGTGCTCGCCGAAAGCTCGGCCTGTGGCTCTAGCTGGATCGAGCAAGACATACAGGAGACGACCCGCTCAACCGAGCCAATGTTTCCCGGAGCACCAAAGAAGCACAAAGTGAAGGAACCGAAGCTCGAACAGCACCGACAGCAACGCGCTCGGCGTTCGCTGTCCCCGTCGTCTGCAGCGGAGGTGCCGGAGGGCCTTCGGCACTCGGTCCTGAGCATAAATAGCCCGGCGCCAAAAGGAAGGCGACAGCAGTG GTACGCCATGTGGTTCGTCCAGGTGTCGGTCGTGGTCGTGGCGCTCATGGTGGCTACTTCCATCGCCCTGGTGTTCACACTGCGCGACGCCGATGTCCAGGATGAAGAAGGGGGTCGACACTTGGAGGACTATGGCAGCTACACCGTTGCCGATGGGAAAAACACATTTGAGCCCGCCATAAGTCAACCCCGCCGCGTCCACGGCCAGAGCCAAGGCCCTCGGGCCGATGGCAGGAAGAACGTGCGCCCAGATGAGCCAACCATAGTAGTGTTCGGTTCCCCTTCCACAGGAAGCATGGAAAGTGGCGGATCTTCGACGTCGCCAATCGGACATGTTGCCCCGAGTTCGCCAGCTTCTGCTGAGGTCATATGGCTAGACGACGGAACTTTCGCCCGAGGGCGTCCGGAGGCTCTTCCATGGCCTCCACCAGATGGCGCTTCAGAACTGGATGGGGGACGTCGACGCCTTCCTGCGTCGGCTGGCGGGAAGGGACGTTATGTGGTGGCGAGAGGCGCAGACGACTTTTCGTCGTCTGCTCTGGGTGAAGGTAAAGAGGACACGACTGACGCAAGGAGCGCCAGAAGCCTGCATCGATTGGACCGAAAGGctatagcaaagaaaaaagaacttatgGAGCTCTTGAAAAACTGA
- the LOC135920728 gene encoding uncharacterized protein, giving the protein MLKKKASCLAADIMRHGRKAESEMVPLTDSSTCGSTWSEQGTEETTSSTVAVVAGAKRRGRQEAELDQQRQRRSRHASSALLVASGLDDCEQSVTSVRGASPKPNRQQWSSMLFVQLSVVVVALTVAATIALVYALRDAEVQNQISSRLWDDDDGSDAVDGDELTFGPGAIRLHNADVKGQGRRATRKEDDTNVEGRAKPVSGSSPSAGRTGKRGPSTSESGHAAPSSPVGAGVVWLEDETFGQVRPEGFPPEPLGRPSELDGERRRHSVSPDDNRASGVAKSRDNSSSNVLGKNANKGTFAKNGRNVKRLNRKAVLRKQGLMGLLTN; this is encoded by the exons ATG ctcAAGAAGAAGGCAAGCTGCTTGGCCGCGGACATCATGCGTCACGGTCGCAAGGCAGAGTCCGAGATGGTGCCCCTCACCGACAGTTCTACCTGCGGCTCAACCTGGAGCGAGCAAGGCACCGAGGAGACGACCTCTTCGACCGTCGCAGTCGTGGCCGGAGCGAAGAGACGCGGCCGACAGGAAGCGGAGCTCGACCAGCAGCGACAGCGACGAAGTCGGCACGCCTCGTCAGCGTTGCTGGTAGCGTCTGGGCTGGATGACTGTGAGCAGTCGGTCACGAGCGTGCGAGGAGCCTCGCCAAAGCCGAACCGACAGCAGTG GTCCTCCATGTTGTTCGTCCAGCTGTCGGTCGTGGTTGTGGCGCTGACGGTTGCCGCTACCATCGCCCTGGTGTACGCGCTGCGTGACGCCGAGGTGCAGAATCAGATTAGCAGTCGACTCtgggacgacgacgacggaagCGACGCAGTTGACGGCGACGAACTCACATTCGGGCCCGGCGCGATCCGGCTCCACAACGCCGACGTCAAGGGCCAAGGCCGTCGGGCCACTCGCAAAGAGGACGACACCAACGTAGAGGGACGAGCCAAGCCGGTTTCCGGTTCTTCGCCTTCCGCCGGAAGAACTGGAAAGCGTGGACCCTCGACGTCCGAAAGCGGGCACGCTGCTCCCAGTTCGCCAGTTGGTGCCGGAGTTGTATGGCTGGAGGATGAAACGTTCGGGCAAGTACGGCCGGAGGGATTTCCTCCAGAACCCCTGGGTCGACCTTCTGAACTGGACGGCGAACGCCGACGCCATTCTGTGTCACCAGACGACAACAGAGCATCTGGAGTGGCGAAGAGCAGAGACAACTCTTCGTCGAATGTTCTCGGTAAAAACGCAAACAAGGGGACCTTCGCGAAGAACGGCAGAAACGTGAAGCGATTGAACCGAAAGGCTGTCTTAAGAAAACAAGGCCTCATGGGACTTTTGACCAACTGA